One segment of Mycolicibacterium baixiangningiae DNA contains the following:
- a CDS encoding MCE family protein, which translates to MMETRKRLAAGTALLLVVLLFVGAAFVVRQVFFGPTTVSAYFPTATAIYPGDEVRVAGIKVGTIDAIEPEGTETKLVMKIDHGVSVPAEAKAIIVAPNLIAARYVQLTPAYRTGAGPTLGDGAVIPRDRTAVPVEWDEVKDQLMRLATELGPGTGQDSKVSGTSVSRFIDSAANALEGNGDKLRQTLAQLSGAARIFAEGSGNIVDIVKNLQIFVSALRDSKEQIVLFQNRLASLSSVLNDNRDEFDGALSDLSVAIGEVQRFVAGTRNQTAEQIQRLGNVTQVLVDNRLALENVLHITPNAIANFNNIYYPNGGSVTGAFSIVNFSNPVWFICGMIGAVANVTAPETAKLCEQYLGPALRLANFNNLPLPVNPYLRPAVNPDRMIITDPKLAPGGAGPGDPPEPPPTVSAYTGAGDVPPPPGWRAPPGQPGLYAPDRDAPAIPSPALFPGAPLPGPPNVMSNVPPGPSTVEGMLLPATPPPPPPPPDAPLLPAEGMPPS; encoded by the coding sequence ATGATGGAAACCCGTAAGCGATTGGCGGCCGGCACGGCGTTGCTGCTGGTCGTCCTGCTGTTCGTCGGTGCCGCGTTCGTCGTGCGCCAGGTCTTTTTCGGGCCCACCACGGTCAGCGCGTACTTCCCGACGGCGACGGCGATCTACCCCGGTGACGAGGTGCGGGTGGCGGGCATCAAGGTCGGCACCATCGACGCCATCGAGCCCGAGGGCACGGAGACCAAGCTGGTGATGAAGATCGACCATGGCGTTTCGGTCCCGGCCGAGGCCAAGGCGATCATCGTCGCTCCGAACCTGATCGCCGCCCGCTACGTTCAGCTCACGCCGGCGTACCGGACGGGAGCAGGGCCGACGCTGGGTGACGGCGCGGTGATTCCGAGGGACAGGACCGCCGTACCGGTCGAGTGGGACGAGGTCAAGGACCAGTTGATGCGGCTGGCAACAGAATTGGGACCCGGTACCGGTCAGGATTCCAAGGTGTCCGGCACTTCGGTGTCGCGCTTCATCGACAGTGCCGCGAACGCGTTGGAGGGCAACGGCGACAAGCTCCGGCAAACGCTGGCTCAATTATCCGGCGCAGCACGGATTTTCGCCGAAGGCAGCGGCAACATCGTCGACATCGTCAAGAACCTGCAGATCTTCGTCAGTGCGCTTCGGGACAGTAAAGAACAGATCGTCCTGTTCCAGAATCGACTGGCCAGTCTGAGCAGCGTGTTGAACGACAACAGGGACGAGTTCGACGGCGCGCTGTCCGACCTGTCGGTCGCCATCGGCGAAGTGCAGCGGTTCGTCGCGGGGACCCGCAACCAGACCGCAGAGCAGATCCAGCGGCTGGGCAACGTCACTCAGGTCCTGGTCGACAATCGTCTCGCCCTCGAGAACGTTCTTCACATCACCCCGAACGCCATCGCCAACTTCAACAACATCTACTACCCGAACGGCGGGTCGGTCACGGGCGCCTTCTCGATCGTGAACTTCTCGAATCCGGTGTGGTTCATCTGCGGCATGATCGGCGCCGTCGCCAACGTCACCGCACCCGAGACGGCGAAACTCTGCGAGCAATACCTGGGTCCGGCGTTGCGGCTGGCCAACTTCAACAACCTTCCGCTTCCCGTCAACCCCTACCTGCGGCCTGCGGTGAATCCGGACCGGATGATCATCACCGATCCGAAGCTGGCCCCAGGCGGAGCCGGGCCGGGTGACCCACCCGAACCACCGCCGACCGTGTCGGCCTACACCGGCGCCGGAGACGTGCCACCGCCCCCTGGTTGGAGGGCTCCGCCCGGGCAGCCGGGACTGTACGCACCTGACAGGGATGCCCCGGCCATTCCGTCGCCGGCCCTGTTCCCGGGCGCGCCGCTTCCCGGACCGCCCAACGTGATGTCGAACGTGCCTCCGGGCCCGTCGACCGTCGAGGGGATGTTGCTTCCGGCGACCCCGCCGCCGCCGCCGCCGCCTCCGGATGCACCGCTGTTGCCGGCAGAAGGGATGCCGCCCTCATGA
- a CDS encoding thiolase C-terminal domain-containing protein, with the protein MRKVAIVGAGMTPFAEHYALGIKDLLPMAFAECAASVDKGMIKDDIDAAWFGAMGTTDGFPAGVLADTLGLQDLPVTHIENSCATGNDAVRNALYGIACGAADVALVMGADKLREVATKDMMWGWEATTRDMAWDYPLGLVAPAGFALHVRRYLHESPATREHLAMIAVKNHRNAVDNPKARLRFEITVEQALAAPIVADPFGIYDCAPQSDGAAALILAAEDVVDRFTDRPVWIRGVGLGLDSVMYPHKPDMTTFPATVRAAKRAFGMAGVTPAEVDVAEVHDYFTGIELISYEDLGFADRFGAYKLVEAEVTSMGGALPVNPSGGLKAKGHPPGATGVAQCVELFEQLRGEAVNQVDGARIGLAHNIGGPTAVAAVTILEGARAHG; encoded by the coding sequence ATGCGCAAGGTAGCAATCGTCGGTGCGGGCATGACGCCGTTCGCCGAGCACTATGCCCTCGGTATCAAGGACCTGCTGCCGATGGCGTTCGCTGAGTGCGCCGCCAGCGTCGACAAGGGCATGATCAAAGATGACATCGATGCGGCATGGTTCGGCGCCATGGGCACGACGGACGGCTTCCCCGCAGGTGTGCTGGCTGACACCCTCGGACTGCAGGATCTGCCGGTCACCCACATCGAGAACTCCTGTGCCACCGGCAATGACGCAGTGCGCAACGCGCTCTACGGGATCGCCTGTGGCGCGGCGGACGTCGCTCTGGTGATGGGTGCGGACAAGCTGCGCGAGGTCGCCACCAAGGACATGATGTGGGGCTGGGAGGCCACCACCCGCGATATGGCCTGGGACTACCCGCTGGGGCTCGTCGCACCTGCCGGCTTCGCACTGCATGTGCGCCGGTACCTGCACGAGTCACCGGCCACCCGTGAGCATCTGGCGATGATCGCGGTCAAGAACCACCGCAACGCCGTCGACAACCCGAAGGCCAGGCTGCGGTTCGAGATCACCGTCGAGCAGGCGCTGGCCGCACCGATCGTCGCCGACCCGTTCGGGATCTACGACTGCGCACCACAAAGCGACGGCGCCGCCGCGCTGATCCTGGCCGCCGAGGACGTCGTCGACCGTTTCACCGATCGGCCGGTGTGGATCCGCGGCGTCGGGCTGGGACTCGATTCGGTGATGTACCCGCACAAACCCGATATGACGACGTTTCCGGCGACGGTCCGCGCGGCCAAGCGCGCCTTCGGTATGGCCGGTGTGACACCGGCCGAGGTCGACGTCGCCGAGGTGCACGACTATTTCACCGGAATCGAGCTGATCAGCTATGAGGATCTCGGCTTCGCCGACCGTTTCGGTGCGTACAAGCTGGTCGAGGCCGAGGTGACCAGCATGGGCGGCGCGCTGCCGGTCAACCCCAGCGGCGGACTCAAGGCGAAGGGCCACCCGCCGGGCGCGACCGGTGTCGCGCAGTGCGTCGAGTTGTTCGAACAACTGCGCGGCGAGGCCGTCAATCAGGTCGATGGGGCGCGAATCGGTCTGGCGCACAACATCGGTGGTCCGACAGCGGTAGCGGCGGTCACCATCCTGGAAGGAGCCCGAGCCCATGGCTGA
- a CDS encoding MCE family protein, with product MTKLTGTLIKLITFAVVMVVLTAFLFLVFSDGRTGATNGYSAVFADASRLKSGDGVRVAGVRVGTVQKVSLQGDRRVLIDFDTDRGIVLTTATKAAIRYLNLVGDRYLELVDTPGSTKILPTGAQIPLDRTAPALDLDLLLGGLKPVIQGLNPQDVNALTSSLIQVLQGQGGTLESLMSRTSSFTNSLADNGQVIEALIDDLRTVLATLAEDGDEFSGAVDRLEKLVNGLSADRDPIGTAIESLDNGTASLADLLGRARQPLAGTVDQLNELAPILDNDKPRIDATLQKLPEIYRKLARVGSYGAFFPYYICAVTFRASDLQGRTVVFPWIRQEAGRCEEN from the coding sequence ATGACGAAACTCACGGGCACGCTCATCAAGCTCATCACCTTCGCGGTGGTGATGGTAGTGCTGACAGCCTTTCTGTTCCTCGTCTTCAGTGACGGGCGAACCGGTGCGACAAACGGTTACTCGGCCGTCTTCGCAGACGCGTCGCGGCTCAAGTCGGGGGACGGCGTGCGGGTTGCCGGCGTCCGGGTCGGCACTGTCCAGAAGGTGTCCCTGCAGGGCGACAGGCGGGTCTTGATCGATTTCGACACCGACCGCGGCATCGTGCTGACCACTGCGACCAAGGCGGCGATCCGTTACCTCAACCTGGTCGGCGATCGCTATCTGGAACTCGTCGACACACCGGGTTCGACGAAGATCCTCCCGACCGGGGCGCAGATACCGCTCGATCGGACGGCGCCGGCGCTGGACCTCGACCTGCTGCTCGGTGGTCTCAAACCTGTGATCCAGGGACTCAATCCGCAAGACGTCAACGCGCTGACCTCGTCCCTGATCCAGGTCCTGCAGGGCCAGGGCGGAACGCTGGAATCGCTGATGTCGAGGACCTCGTCGTTCACCAACTCGCTGGCGGACAACGGCCAGGTCATCGAAGCCTTGATCGACGATCTGCGAACGGTGCTGGCGACGCTGGCCGAAGACGGTGACGAGTTCTCCGGCGCGGTCGACCGACTCGAGAAACTCGTCAATGGGCTGTCGGCCGATCGCGACCCGATCGGCACTGCCATCGAGTCGTTGGACAACGGCACGGCGTCACTGGCAGATCTGCTCGGTAGGGCCCGACAGCCGCTGGCCGGCACGGTCGACCAGTTGAACGAGCTCGCCCCGATCCTCGACAACGACAAGCCCCGGATCGACGCCACGCTTCAGAAGTTGCCCGAGATCTATCGCAAACTCGCACGGGTGGGCTCCTATGGCGCCTTCTTCCCTTATTACATCTGCGCTGTCACGTTCCGCGCCAGCGATCTTCAGGGACGCACGGTGGTCTTCCCGTGGATCCGGCAGGAAGCGGGAAGGTGCGAGGAGAACTAG
- a CDS encoding MCE family protein, with product MTSNRAKALAGLASVVVFGLIIALAIGLFRGSFTKTIPVTVLSDRAGLVMNPDAKVRMRGVEVGKVSSIEERPDGQAALHLAMDPSQLRLIPSNVGVDIASSTVFGAKFVELNAPADPSPETLRAGQVLQGEHVTVEINTVFQQLVTVLDKIDPAKLNETLGAIATAFNGRGEQFGQTMSDFNALLAKLEPSLPNLSHDIEAAVPTFNAYADAAPDLMRTFDNATQVSRSIVEEQQNLDEFLVSSIGLADLGNEVIGGNRKALTDLVHVLVPTTDLLARYHDSVRCGIGGLVPFSKSPPQYNGIIVSAGLTLGVERYRYPTDLPKVAAKSGGYNYCEALGLPELPPDFVPPLIVGDVGSNPAQYGNSGILLNSDGLKQWLYGPLAGPPRNSAQTGQPG from the coding sequence TTGACGAGTAACCGTGCGAAGGCACTGGCCGGCCTGGCCAGTGTGGTGGTGTTCGGTCTGATCATCGCGCTGGCGATCGGCCTGTTCCGCGGCAGCTTCACCAAAACCATTCCGGTGACAGTGCTCTCGGACCGGGCCGGGTTGGTGATGAACCCCGACGCCAAGGTCAGGATGCGCGGTGTCGAGGTCGGCAAGGTGTCGTCCATCGAGGAACGTCCCGACGGCCAGGCCGCACTGCACCTCGCCATGGATCCGTCTCAGCTGCGCCTGATTCCATCGAATGTGGGCGTCGACATCGCCTCGTCGACGGTGTTCGGCGCCAAATTCGTGGAGCTCAACGCACCGGCTGACCCGTCGCCGGAGACGTTGCGCGCCGGGCAGGTGCTGCAGGGCGAGCACGTCACGGTCGAGATCAACACCGTGTTCCAGCAGTTGGTCACGGTGCTGGACAAGATCGACCCGGCGAAACTGAACGAGACGCTCGGTGCGATCGCCACCGCGTTCAACGGCCGCGGTGAGCAGTTCGGTCAGACGATGTCCGACTTCAACGCGCTGCTGGCCAAGCTCGAGCCGAGCCTGCCCAACCTGAGCCACGACATCGAGGCGGCGGTACCGACGTTCAACGCCTACGCCGACGCGGCACCCGATCTGATGAGGACCTTCGACAACGCCACACAGGTCAGCCGCTCGATAGTCGAGGAGCAGCAGAACCTCGACGAATTCCTGGTCAGCTCAATCGGTTTGGCAGACCTCGGCAACGAGGTCATCGGCGGTAACCGAAAGGCTCTCACCGACCTGGTGCACGTGCTGGTGCCCACCACCGACCTGCTCGCCCGCTACCACGACTCGGTGCGGTGCGGCATCGGTGGCCTCGTGCCGTTCTCGAAGTCCCCGCCGCAATACAACGGGATCATCGTCTCGGCCGGCCTCACGCTCGGCGTCGAGCGGTACCGATATCCGACGGATCTGCCGAAGGTCGCGGCCAAGAGCGGCGGCTACAACTACTGTGAGGCACTCGGCCTGCCCGAGCTGCCACCGGACTTCGTGCCGCCGTTGATCGTCGGCGACGTCGGCTCCAACCCCGCGCAGTACGGGAACTCGGGCATCTTGCTCAACTCGGACGGACTCAAACAGTGGCTCTATGGGCCGCTCGCCGGGCCACCACGCAACAGCGCACAAACGGGACAGCCAGGATGA
- a CDS encoding MlaE family ABC transporter permease produces MAERWTPGISLGKGISTPMQAVGGLFSMSADAFRFIFRRPFQWREFLEQSWFVAKVSLAPTLLVAIPFTTLVSFTLNILLRELGAADLSGAGAAFGAVTQLGPMVTVLIVAGAGATAMCADLGSRTIREEIEAMEVLGINPVQRLVTPRMLASGLVALLLNSLVVIIGILGGYVFSVFVQDVNPGAFAAGITLLTGLPEMIISCVKAALFGLIAGMVACYRGLTITGGGAKAVGNAVNETVVYAFMALFVINVLVTAIGIQLTTG; encoded by the coding sequence ATGGCTGAGCGGTGGACACCCGGGATTTCGCTGGGTAAGGGCATCTCGACACCGATGCAGGCGGTGGGCGGGCTGTTCTCGATGTCTGCCGACGCCTTCCGCTTCATCTTCCGCCGGCCGTTTCAGTGGCGGGAATTCCTCGAACAGTCCTGGTTCGTCGCCAAGGTCTCACTGGCACCCACTCTGCTGGTAGCGATTCCGTTCACGACGTTGGTGTCCTTCACGCTGAACATCCTTCTCCGCGAACTCGGCGCGGCTGACCTCTCGGGCGCCGGAGCGGCGTTCGGGGCGGTCACCCAGCTGGGTCCGATGGTGACCGTGCTGATCGTCGCAGGCGCGGGAGCGACAGCGATGTGCGCTGACCTCGGATCCCGCACCATCCGCGAGGAGATCGAGGCGATGGAGGTGCTCGGCATCAACCCCGTGCAGCGGTTGGTGACCCCTCGCATGCTGGCGTCGGGTCTGGTTGCCCTGCTACTCAACAGTCTCGTGGTGATCATCGGCATCCTCGGTGGCTACGTGTTCTCGGTGTTCGTGCAGGACGTCAACCCGGGCGCTTTCGCGGCCGGTATCACGCTGCTTACCGGGCTTCCCGAGATGATCATCTCGTGCGTGAAGGCCGCGTTGTTCGGGCTGATCGCCGGGATGGTGGCGTGCTATCGCGGCCTCACCATCACCGGCGGCGGAGCCAAGGCCGTGGGCAACGCGGTCAACGAGACGGTGGTCTACGCGTTCATGGCGCTGTTCGTCATCAACGTGCTGGTGACCGCCATCGGCATCCAACTGACGACGGGCTGA
- a CDS encoding CaiB/BaiF CoA transferase family protein, with protein sequence MSRPLEGVRILEVAMYGFVPSCGAVLGEWGADVIKVEHAVTGDPQRGLRQTGPLRVEGDPNPNIEHANRGKRSIGLDMSVPEGREVLLDLARRADVFLTSFLPGHRTKFGIDVDDIRAVNPDIIYARGSALGPRGEESVKGGYDMTAFWCRAGTAATITPPGIDGMIAPPGPAYGDTISGTNLAGGIAAALFKRERTGEPSVVDVSLLGSGLWSMGHTVALTTHLNQLMVTPPPGVHGSPINPLVGVYPTADDRYISFVMMQPTKFWADVCTHMDLDDYADDPRFATAESFAENTPAAVEILTEAMRKRPLPEWSERFATLAGPWAPVQDTLQAAQDAQVRANEYIVRAGELELVANPVQFDVAAPQTGAAPGFAEQTDDILVELGLDWDRIIELKTAGAVT encoded by the coding sequence ATGAGTCGACCGCTCGAAGGCGTCCGCATTCTCGAGGTGGCGATGTACGGGTTCGTCCCGTCCTGCGGTGCGGTACTGGGTGAGTGGGGCGCCGACGTCATCAAGGTCGAGCATGCCGTGACCGGTGACCCGCAGCGCGGGCTGCGCCAGACCGGTCCGCTGCGTGTCGAGGGCGACCCGAACCCGAACATCGAACACGCCAATCGCGGCAAGCGCAGCATCGGGCTCGACATGTCGGTACCCGAAGGCCGGGAGGTGCTGCTCGACCTCGCGCGCCGCGCCGATGTGTTCCTCACCAGCTTCCTGCCCGGCCACCGGACGAAGTTCGGCATCGACGTCGACGACATCCGCGCGGTCAACCCCGACATCATCTACGCGCGCGGCAGTGCGCTGGGACCGCGTGGCGAGGAGTCGGTCAAGGGCGGCTACGACATGACCGCGTTCTGGTGTCGCGCCGGTACGGCCGCCACCATCACCCCGCCGGGAATCGACGGCATGATCGCCCCGCCGGGACCCGCCTACGGCGACACCATCTCCGGAACCAACCTGGCCGGCGGCATCGCGGCCGCGCTGTTCAAGCGCGAACGCACCGGTGAGCCGTCGGTCGTGGACGTGTCGCTGCTGGGCAGTGGCCTGTGGTCGATGGGGCACACCGTCGCGCTGACCACCCACCTCAACCAGTTGATGGTGACTCCGCCTCCGGGGGTGCACGGTTCGCCGATCAACCCGCTGGTGGGCGTCTATCCGACGGCCGACGACCGCTACATCTCGTTCGTGATGATGCAGCCGACGAAGTTCTGGGCGGACGTGTGCACGCACATGGATCTCGACGACTACGCCGACGATCCGCGCTTCGCCACCGCCGAATCCTTCGCCGAGAACACCCCGGCCGCCGTCGAGATCCTCACCGAGGCGATGCGCAAACGCCCGCTGCCCGAGTGGAGTGAGCGGTTCGCGACGCTCGCCGGTCCATGGGCCCCGGTCCAGGACACCCTGCAGGCCGCGCAGGACGCGCAGGTGCGGGCCAACGAGTACATCGTGCGGGCCGGTGAGCTGGAGTTGGTGGCCAACCCGGTGCAGTTCGACGTCGCCGCCCCGCAGACCGGTGCCGCACCGGGTTTCGCCGAGCAGACCGACGACATCCTGGTCGAACTGGGCCTGGACTGGGACCGCATTATCGAGCTCAAGACGGCCGGCGCCGTCACGTGA
- a CDS encoding MlaE family ABC transporter permease — protein sequence MGTLTVLRSTYPRVARQFSRPVSLLSRIGDHTMFYGRALAGIPHATMHFRKEVIRLIAEISMGAGTLAMIGGTVVIVGFLTLATGGVLAIQGYSSLGNIGIEALTGFLSAFINVRIAAPVVAGIGLAATFGAGVTAQLGAMRINEEIDALESMGIRPVEYLVSTRIVAGMIAITPLYSIAVILSFVASQFTTVMLLGQSSGLYKHYFDTFLNPIDLLWSFLQAILMALTILLIHTYFGYFASGGPSGVGAAVGNAVRASLILVVSVTLLVSLSVYGSNGNFNLSG from the coding sequence ATGGGAACCCTGACCGTACTGCGATCGACCTATCCACGCGTCGCCAGGCAGTTCAGCCGCCCGGTGTCGTTGCTGAGCCGCATCGGTGACCACACGATGTTCTACGGGCGGGCCCTTGCCGGGATTCCGCACGCCACAATGCACTTCCGCAAGGAAGTCATCCGGCTCATCGCCGAGATATCCATGGGCGCGGGCACATTGGCGATGATCGGCGGCACCGTGGTAATCGTCGGATTCCTGACACTGGCCACCGGCGGGGTCCTGGCGATCCAGGGGTACAGCTCGCTGGGGAACATCGGCATCGAGGCGCTCACCGGCTTCCTGTCCGCCTTCATCAACGTCCGCATTGCAGCGCCGGTGGTGGCCGGCATCGGGCTGGCGGCCACGTTCGGCGCCGGAGTGACCGCCCAGCTGGGCGCCATGCGGATCAACGAGGAGATCGACGCACTGGAGAGCATGGGTATCCGCCCGGTGGAATACCTGGTGAGCACACGGATCGTGGCCGGGATGATCGCGATCACGCCGCTGTATTCGATTGCCGTCATCCTGTCGTTCGTCGCCAGCCAATTCACCACGGTGATGCTGCTGGGCCAGTCCAGCGGCCTGTACAAGCACTACTTCGACACGTTCCTCAACCCGATCGACCTGCTGTGGTCATTCCTGCAGGCCATCCTGATGGCGCTCACCATCCTGCTGATCCACACCTACTTCGGCTACTTCGCCTCGGGTGGCCCGTCGGGAGTCGGTGCCGCGGTGGGTAACGCGGTGCGCGCCTCCCTCATCCTCGTCGTGTCGGTGACACTGCTGGTGTCCCTGTCCGTCTACGGCTCCAACGGCAACTTCAATCTTTCGGGATAG
- a CDS encoding OB-fold domain-containing protein has translation MPFIASIGTYLPCWGTPHHRIAGDDEDAITLAVEAGCAALSAGGTVERVVLVSRDLPLTESSNAAVLLAGLGLDPELEVDERLGGAPATLDAVSSARPRSLVIGVDLEPAGAAAILTSDRGKQVRTAARVARSLPVRTRNAVGVVHDYGDPRLLHERGLLASLSAAWLDTPVVVAGVEHDKVMSLCIGEPPRLPTSGASSGLFALASLTESHTMGPLVAVEQASLSGITVTGGEAQVIRREPAARLLPEGTVTPGADLAISLAAYERAFEAKVRWEAGKHTDSDVLDFPPRYRVGADCALDTDYELVPLPRTGTVYTEATVRIPVPGMRSPYSLVIVELDGTDVRALVKVTGAEPGSVDIGARGQMVLRRVAVRSGVPDYGYAFEPDAA, from the coding sequence ATGCCGTTCATCGCTTCGATCGGGACGTACCTCCCGTGTTGGGGCACACCGCATCACCGCATCGCCGGTGACGACGAGGACGCCATCACGCTCGCCGTCGAGGCCGGATGCGCCGCGCTCAGCGCGGGTGGGACGGTGGAACGCGTCGTCCTGGTCAGCCGCGATCTGCCGCTGACCGAGAGCAGTAACGCCGCGGTGCTGCTGGCCGGCCTGGGCCTGGACCCCGAACTCGAGGTCGACGAACGGCTCGGCGGTGCGCCGGCGACGCTGGATGCGGTCAGCTCCGCCCGGCCGCGGTCACTGGTCATCGGCGTCGATCTGGAACCGGCGGGCGCGGCGGCGATCTTGACGTCTGACCGCGGTAAGCAGGTCCGCACCGCCGCCCGTGTCGCGCGCAGCCTGCCGGTGCGCACGCGCAACGCCGTCGGCGTCGTCCACGACTACGGCGACCCGCGTCTGCTGCACGAACGCGGACTGCTGGCCTCGCTCTCGGCGGCGTGGCTGGACACGCCGGTGGTCGTCGCGGGTGTCGAACACGACAAGGTGATGTCGCTGTGCATCGGCGAACCGCCCCGCCTGCCGACATCCGGAGCAAGTTCTGGTCTGTTTGCCCTCGCAAGCCTCACCGAGTCCCATACGATGGGCCCCTTGGTTGCGGTGGAGCAGGCTAGCCTGTCCGGCATCACCGTCACAGGCGGTGAGGCACAAGTGATTCGACGTGAACCGGCGGCACGGCTGCTACCCGAGGGGACGGTCACCCCGGGTGCCGACCTGGCGATTTCGCTGGCCGCCTACGAGCGCGCATTCGAGGCGAAGGTGCGCTGGGAGGCCGGCAAGCACACCGACAGCGACGTTCTGGATTTCCCGCCGCGCTACCGGGTCGGTGCTGACTGTGCACTGGACACCGACTACGAGTTGGTGCCGTTACCGCGGACCGGCACCGTCTACACCGAGGCGACCGTGCGGATTCCGGTGCCGGGGATGCGCTCGCCCTACTCGCTGGTGATCGTGGAACTCGACGGGACCGACGTGCGCGCACTGGTCAAGGTGACCGGCGCCGAACCGGGGTCGGTCGACATCGGCGCCAGGGGACAGATGGTCCTTCGTCGTGTCGCGGTGCGCTCCGGCGTGCCCGACTACGGTTACGCGTTCGAACCGGACGCGGCATGA
- a CDS encoding MCE family protein, translating into MLKYRGSQLIKSGVIGLVVMILIVAVGLAPERLISMATALRYQALFTEAGGIATGNDVTVSGIKVGSVTSVGLDNGDALVDFTVDSRYALGSDSTADIRTGTLLGERVLVLKPAGSGNLSRTAPIPTSRTSSPYSLSDALGELTTNTAGTNTDTLNQSLDTLAATLDQISPQLGPAFDGLSRLSKSLNNRNESLSELLKTAGDVTGIFAERSKQVNALILNANDLLAVLNERRQAIVSLLANISAVSRELSGVVADNEQELAPTLERLNSVTAVLEKNRDNLAKMLPGAAKYYLTQGEIVANGAYYNALVPNLAFGQLLQPFLDYAFGFRRGVNAGQPPDNAGPRAELEFPVNGIPQPGDLPDDGNP; encoded by the coding sequence ATGCTGAAGTACCGCGGATCGCAGCTGATCAAGTCCGGCGTCATCGGCCTCGTCGTGATGATCCTCATCGTCGCCGTGGGCCTGGCACCGGAGCGCCTGATCTCCATGGCCACCGCACTGCGATACCAGGCGCTGTTCACCGAGGCGGGTGGCATTGCCACCGGTAACGATGTGACGGTCTCCGGCATCAAGGTCGGCTCGGTCACCTCGGTCGGTCTCGACAATGGCGACGCGCTGGTCGATTTCACCGTCGACAGCAGGTACGCGCTGGGCTCCGACAGCACGGCCGATATCCGCACCGGAACCCTGCTCGGCGAGCGGGTGCTGGTGCTGAAGCCGGCGGGCAGTGGCAACCTGTCGCGCACTGCGCCCATCCCGACGTCCCGAACGTCCTCGCCGTACTCGTTGTCGGATGCGCTCGGCGAGCTCACCACCAACACCGCCGGCACGAACACCGACACGCTCAACCAGTCGCTGGACACGCTGGCCGCGACGCTCGATCAGATCAGTCCTCAGCTGGGTCCGGCGTTCGACGGGCTGTCGCGGCTGTCGAAGTCGCTCAACAACCGAAACGAGAGTCTGTCGGAGCTGCTGAAGACGGCCGGCGACGTCACCGGGATCTTCGCCGAACGCAGCAAGCAGGTCAACGCGCTGATCCTGAACGCCAACGACCTGCTCGCCGTGCTCAATGAGCGCCGGCAGGCGATCGTGAGCCTGCTCGCCAACATCTCGGCGGTCTCACGTGAACTCAGCGGCGTGGTCGCCGACAACGAGCAGGAACTGGCGCCGACTCTGGAGCGGTTGAACTCGGTCACCGCGGTGCTGGAGAAGAACCGGGACAACCTGGCCAAGATGCTCCCCGGGGCGGCCAAGTACTACCTGACACAGGGCGAGATCGTCGCGAACGGCGCGTACTACAACGCCCTGGTCCCCAACCTCGCATTCGGACAGCTGCTGCAGCCGTTCCTGGACTACGCGTTCGGGTTCAGGCGAGGCGTCAATGCCGGTCAGCCGCCGGACAACGCCGGGCCGCGGGCCGAGCTGGAATTCCCCGTCAACGGCATCCCGCAGCCAGGAGATCTCCCTGATGATGGAAACCCGTAA